Proteins found in one Acidobacteriota bacterium genomic segment:
- a CDS encoding PHP domain-containing protein: MEVLFYLRRRSPLVVADTLDHMAGLARAVGRASEALHLAQVSTSIRRVLDHQPRTPWSLVRRALEGQGFITARDVELLDRLRRADHDEVAHFLRRLPAGGRALIRDGQHPLRHRIADEDLLLDADLERLLPPDLVDTLVPDSPDDALVPLGRAWMQAKQARRELSAAAGAPDAWHQVGGLRRTDPVSPDVAMLAVTGDPDAWIRRAAGALPRDVLIAAGQRSLAIGADPEPIVVHAVTPDAAATSLTWYTGPRAHVRALRAHAAERHLTLTRDALRYRETPIPLADEATLYARLDLPLIPVELRARPGVLDAAVRGELPQLVEVSDIQGDLHMHTVYSDGRDSVAGMVHAARALGYRYMAITDHSPTARAARVLTLERIAAQAEEIAAVRALAPDITILQGIECDILEDGSLDVPDSLLERLDIVLASMHESHGHSPARIMQRYERVLRHPLVNVITHPANRSPGRQPGYALPFARLFEEAARTGTAVEIDGAPGHMDLDAPLAELAGTIGATLVIDSDCHMADRLGRQMRFGVGLARRAALTKDRVLNTRGIDDIRAFVAAKRAGVVASTGMVGPGGPGLPRSE; the protein is encoded by the coding sequence ATGGAGGTTCTGTTCTACCTCCGTCGTCGCTCGCCTCTCGTCGTTGCCGACACGCTGGACCACATGGCTGGGCTCGCGCGGGCGGTGGGGCGTGCCTCCGAGGCGCTGCACCTCGCGCAGGTATCGACGTCAATCCGTCGCGTGCTCGACCATCAACCGCGAACGCCGTGGAGCCTCGTCCGTCGTGCGCTCGAAGGCCAGGGGTTCATCACCGCGCGCGACGTCGAACTGCTCGACCGCCTGCGGCGCGCCGACCACGACGAGGTTGCGCACTTCCTGCGCCGGCTGCCCGCCGGGGGGCGCGCCCTCATCCGCGACGGTCAGCATCCTCTGCGGCATCGCATCGCCGACGAGGACCTGCTGCTCGACGCCGACCTCGAACGCCTGCTCCCGCCGGATCTCGTCGACACCCTGGTTCCCGATTCACCCGACGATGCGCTCGTCCCGCTGGGGCGGGCGTGGATGCAGGCCAAGCAGGCGCGGCGTGAGTTGTCGGCAGCCGCTGGCGCCCCAGACGCGTGGCACCAGGTCGGCGGCCTGCGCCGCACCGATCCCGTGAGCCCCGATGTGGCGATGCTCGCCGTCACCGGCGACCCTGATGCCTGGATTCGCCGCGCGGCGGGTGCCCTGCCACGCGACGTCCTCATCGCCGCAGGCCAGCGATCGCTCGCCATCGGTGCCGATCCGGAGCCGATCGTCGTCCACGCGGTGACGCCCGACGCGGCAGCGACGAGCCTCACCTGGTACACCGGTCCACGCGCGCACGTCCGCGCGCTGCGGGCGCACGCGGCGGAGCGGCACCTCACGCTCACGCGCGACGCGCTGCGGTACCGCGAGACCCCGATCCCGCTGGCTGACGAGGCCACCCTGTACGCACGACTCGACCTCCCGCTCATCCCCGTGGAACTCCGCGCGCGTCCCGGCGTGCTCGACGCGGCAGTGCGTGGCGAGTTGCCGCAACTGGTCGAGGTCAGCGACATCCAGGGGGACCTGCACATGCACACCGTGTACAGCGACGGTCGCGACAGCGTCGCCGGCATGGTGCACGCCGCGCGCGCGCTCGGCTACCGCTACATGGCGATCACCGATCATTCGCCAACGGCGAGGGCCGCACGGGTGTTGACGCTCGAGCGCATCGCGGCGCAGGCCGAGGAGATCGCCGCCGTCCGCGCCCTGGCGCCTGACATCACGATCCTCCAGGGCATCGAGTGCGACATCCTCGAGGACGGGTCGCTCGACGTGCCGGACTCGCTGCTCGAACGGCTCGACATCGTGCTGGCATCGATGCACGAGAGCCACGGCCACTCGCCCGCGCGCATCATGCAGCGTTACGAGCGCGTCCTGCGCCATCCGCTCGTCAACGTGATCACGCACCCCGCCAACAGATCGCCCGGCCGGCAGCCCGGCTACGCCCTGCCCTTCGCGCGTCTGTTCGAAGAGGCCGCTCGCACGGGGACGGCGGTCGAGATCGACGGCGCGCCCGGGCACATGGACCTCGACGCACCGCTCGCGGAACTGGCGGGCACCATCGGCGCGACGCTCGTCATCGACAGCGACTGCCACATGGCCGATCGCCTCGGGCGCCAGATGCGTTTCGGTGTCGGGCTGGCGCGGCGCGCGGCGCTCACGAAGGATCGCGTCCTGAACACACGCGGGATCGACGACATCCGCGCCTTCGTCGCCGCCAAACGTGCCGGCGTCGTCGCCAGCACCGGGATGGTCGGGCCCGGAGGGCCGGGCCTGCCCAGGTCCGAATGA
- a CDS encoding ATP-dependent 6-phosphofructokinase, with the protein MSKVRRIGVLTGGGDAPGLNAVIRAVVKASYNHGIECLGLENSFDGLLETNRHAVLTPRDVTGILRLGGTILGTVNRGNPFLKPIETSDGPRDYADRCMEMFYKLQIDGIVVIGGDGTLSIAHEFSKKGMPIIGVPKTIDNDIVGTTNCFGFDTAVTFATDAIDRLHTTAQAHQRVMVVEVMGRYAGWIALYSGVAGGADVIMIPEIPYDIDRIAERIKQRDAYGAKFSIVVVAEGAVPKGGKVSLVKAADGGYVERLGGVGHRVAAELEKLTGKETRTVVLGHLQRGGSPTSFDRMLATRFGAMAVELLVKGQSDRMVAFHPPEIGSVPLADVGGKMRLVPADGDVVRTAKSLGITFGDE; encoded by the coding sequence ATGAGCAAGGTCCGTCGGATTGGTGTACTCACCGGTGGCGGCGATGCCCCCGGCCTGAACGCGGTCATCCGCGCCGTGGTCAAAGCGTCCTACAACCACGGGATCGAGTGCCTCGGCCTCGAGAACAGCTTCGACGGACTCCTCGAGACGAACCGTCACGCCGTGCTCACCCCGCGCGACGTCACGGGCATCCTGCGCCTCGGAGGCACGATCCTCGGCACCGTCAATCGCGGGAACCCGTTCCTCAAGCCGATCGAGACCTCCGATGGGCCGCGCGACTACGCCGATCGCTGCATGGAGATGTTCTACAAGCTGCAGATCGACGGCATCGTCGTCATCGGCGGTGACGGAACGCTCTCGATCGCGCACGAGTTCAGCAAGAAGGGGATGCCGATCATCGGCGTGCCCAAGACGATCGACAACGACATCGTCGGGACCACGAACTGCTTCGGGTTCGATACGGCGGTGACCTTCGCCACCGACGCGATCGATCGACTGCACACTACGGCACAGGCCCACCAGCGCGTGATGGTGGTGGAGGTGATGGGGCGGTACGCCGGCTGGATCGCGCTCTACTCGGGCGTGGCCGGCGGGGCCGACGTCATCATGATCCCGGAGATCCCGTACGACATCGACCGCATCGCGGAGCGCATCAAGCAGCGGGACGCGTATGGCGCGAAGTTCAGCATCGTGGTCGTGGCTGAAGGCGCCGTGCCCAAGGGCGGGAAGGTGTCGCTCGTGAAGGCGGCCGACGGCGGTTACGTCGAGCGCCTCGGTGGCGTGGGACACCGCGTGGCGGCCGAGTTGGAGAAACTCACGGGCAAGGAGACGCGTACCGTGGTGCTCGGCCACCTGCAGCGCGGGGGGTCGCCCACGAGCTTCGACCGCATGCTGGCCACGCGCTTCGGTGCGATGGCTGTCGAACTGCTCGTCAAGGGACAGAGCGATCGTATGGTCGCGTTCCATCCTCCGGAAATCGGCTCCGTGCCGCTCGCCGACGTGGGTGGCAAGATGCGCCTCGTGCCGGCCGACGGCGATGTCGTTCGCACCGCCAAGTCGCTCGGCATCACCTTCGGCGACGAGTAA
- a CDS encoding fibronectin type III domain-containing protein, translating into MFLHRRRFLRSGPVAGLPGLVGHPVLGQGVARPPENFRTLGAPVVQAPTGTSAAVAWAVNDTSTGWIEYGETEELGQVAFGTNEGLQPLDAFVHKVRIEGLQPGTKYFYRTVSVPIAFMGPYDIRRGRPFESATHHELAVTMRKLDGTTIGTYTYGRRAS; encoded by the coding sequence ATGTTCCTCCATCGTCGCCGCTTCCTCCGGTCCGGGCCTGTCGCCGGATTGCCTGGCCTTGTGGGGCATCCCGTCCTGGGGCAAGGGGTCGCCAGACCTCCAGAGAACTTCCGCACGCTCGGCGCGCCTGTGGTGCAGGCCCCGACGGGCACGTCCGCCGCTGTCGCATGGGCCGTCAACGACACCAGCACGGGCTGGATCGAATACGGTGAAACCGAGGAACTGGGCCAGGTCGCGTTCGGGACCAACGAGGGCCTGCAGCCGCTCGACGCCTTCGTCCACAAGGTCCGGATCGAGGGGCTGCAACCCGGCACGAAGTACTTCTACCGCACCGTGAGCGTGCCCATCGCGTTCATGGGACCGTACGACATCCGGCGCGGACGGCCGTTCGAGAGCGCGACGCATCACGAACTCGCCGTGACCATGCGGAAACTCGACGGCACCACCATCGGTACGTACACCTACGGACGTCGGGCGTCCTGA
- a CDS encoding TonB-dependent receptor encodes MARLMTALALCGSLAVLPRAAGAQTLYGSVVGTVVDESQSHVPGVSITVKSAATGLTLTTVSGDTGTYTVANVLPGTYDIVASLQGFREITRTGVPVTAGTVVRVDVVLLVGDLTESVTVAADAAVLQTDKSDTRVELRSRDIVDMPLPAYRNFQSLMNLVPGATPPVGANTNDTPGKSLRSVVNGTNSNNNGTKLDGQVNMNVWLTHHLGYVPPAETIDTVAISTSSFDADQGMAGGAAVTVVTKSGTNDLKGSAFGFHGYDGLNARPYFAPSKPDMSRTIVGGTLGGPVRKNKLFYFASWEGMFERETTFSFFNVPTERMRAGDFGEVSNVIYDPATGAANGANRQAFANNVIPANRLSQSALRLQEYYPRPNLPGLARNYVQDFEANLDRNNYDVKLNWNRSAAHQVWGKVSVMDALSQNLARFGFEGKGRGNTTSVLTSLGQTYTLTPTTILDGTIGFNTYKQDFRPPDYGVNYGLDELGIPGTNGPDERQSGFPWFATGLSTIGESRSWYPMKRDDGSFSMSGNLTMLRGRHELRFGGEAARLWLNHWQPEVGAGPRGGITFGGGPTALRGGAAPNLYNQYAAFLLGLPTVVGKSIQNELMTAREWQFGLYVRDRWQVNSKVTINAGIRWEYYPLMMRDGRGIELLDLNTMEVLLGGVGGNADDLGIKVSKGLFAPRVGVAWRVDDDTVFRTGFGVTYNPQPFARPFRGFYPLTIAADYATLDNFVPYGRLENGIPEIPIPDTSSGRTPLPSNVLMRSPDPNNIDRGYVQSWNVTVERRLPLDISLSTAYVGTRTDRGFAYQDINAGEPGRGAAGRPYFAQFGHQASIQWFGGITRSNYHSLQLAVNRPFKNGLLLKGAYTFAKAMNMTDDDGWAGLSWNTAYTFERNYARAGFDRPHVFQMGFVYELPFGRERSGVLASIIRNWQVNGIFARYSGTPFTVTTSATSLNAPGNTQTADIVGEIRKVGDIGPGVNYYDPSAWATVTEARYGTTGRNSVRGPRATRLDLSVFRGFQVGRRRLEARVEAFNLTNTPQFNNPAANVTGANFMQITSATGERNVRVGLRFAF; translated from the coding sequence TTGGCCAGACTCATGACGGCCCTGGCGTTGTGTGGCAGCCTTGCCGTCCTGCCACGTGCGGCTGGTGCGCAGACGCTCTACGGGAGCGTCGTCGGCACCGTCGTCGATGAATCGCAGAGCCACGTGCCCGGCGTGTCGATCACCGTCAAGAGCGCGGCGACGGGACTCACGCTCACGACGGTCTCGGGCGACACGGGCACGTACACGGTTGCCAACGTGCTGCCAGGGACGTACGACATCGTCGCGTCGCTCCAGGGCTTCCGCGAGATCACGCGTACGGGCGTCCCCGTCACGGCGGGCACCGTCGTGCGTGTCGACGTCGTGCTGCTCGTCGGCGATCTCACCGAGTCGGTGACGGTTGCGGCAGACGCGGCCGTGCTGCAGACAGACAAGTCGGATACGCGCGTCGAGCTCCGCTCGCGCGACATCGTCGACATGCCGCTGCCGGCGTATCGCAACTTCCAGAGCCTGATGAACCTCGTGCCAGGCGCCACGCCGCCTGTCGGTGCCAACACGAACGACACGCCGGGCAAGTCGCTGCGCTCGGTGGTCAACGGCACCAACTCCAACAACAACGGCACGAAGCTCGATGGCCAGGTGAACATGAACGTCTGGCTCACGCATCACCTCGGATACGTGCCACCCGCCGAGACGATCGACACCGTGGCGATCTCGACCAGCAGCTTCGACGCCGATCAGGGCATGGCCGGCGGCGCGGCCGTCACGGTGGTGACCAAGTCGGGCACCAACGACCTGAAGGGATCCGCGTTCGGCTTCCACGGGTACGACGGGCTGAACGCGCGGCCGTACTTCGCGCCGTCCAAGCCGGACATGTCGCGGACGATCGTCGGCGGCACGCTCGGCGGCCCCGTGCGCAAGAACAAGCTGTTCTACTTCGCGTCGTGGGAGGGCATGTTCGAGCGCGAGACCACGTTCTCGTTCTTCAACGTCCCGACAGAGAGGATGCGCGCCGGCGATTTCGGCGAGGTGAGCAACGTCATCTACGACCCCGCGACGGGTGCGGCCAACGGTGCCAACCGTCAGGCGTTTGCCAACAACGTCATTCCCGCGAATCGACTCAGCCAGTCCGCGCTGCGCCTGCAGGAGTACTACCCACGTCCCAACCTGCCTGGCCTCGCGCGCAACTACGTGCAGGATTTCGAGGCGAACCTCGATCGCAACAACTACGACGTCAAGTTGAACTGGAACCGGTCGGCGGCCCATCAGGTGTGGGGCAAGGTGAGCGTCATGGACGCGCTCAGCCAGAACCTCGCGCGGTTCGGGTTCGAGGGCAAGGGGCGCGGAAACACCACCTCGGTGCTGACGTCGCTCGGCCAGACGTACACGCTCACACCGACCACCATCCTCGACGGCACGATCGGCTTCAACACGTACAAGCAGGACTTCAGGCCACCCGACTACGGCGTCAACTATGGCCTCGACGAACTGGGCATTCCCGGGACCAACGGCCCCGACGAGCGCCAGAGCGGATTCCCCTGGTTCGCGACGGGACTCTCGACGATCGGCGAGAGCCGTTCGTGGTATCCGATGAAGCGCGACGACGGCAGCTTCTCGATGTCGGGCAACCTGACGATGCTGCGTGGACGGCACGAACTGCGGTTCGGCGGAGAAGCGGCACGCCTGTGGCTCAATCACTGGCAGCCTGAAGTGGGTGCCGGGCCGCGCGGGGGCATCACGTTCGGCGGCGGACCAACGGCGCTGCGGGGCGGTGCGGCACCGAACCTGTACAACCAGTACGCGGCGTTCCTGCTCGGCCTTCCCACGGTGGTTGGCAAGAGCATCCAGAACGAGCTGATGACCGCGCGCGAGTGGCAGTTCGGACTGTACGTGCGCGACCGCTGGCAGGTGAACTCGAAGGTCACCATCAACGCGGGCATTCGCTGGGAGTACTACCCGCTGATGATGCGCGACGGACGCGGCATCGAACTGCTCGACCTCAACACGATGGAAGTCCTCCTCGGTGGCGTGGGCGGCAACGCCGACGACCTCGGGATCAAGGTCAGCAAGGGACTCTTCGCGCCGCGCGTCGGCGTGGCCTGGCGTGTCGACGATGACACGGTGTTCCGCACGGGCTTCGGCGTGACGTACAACCCGCAGCCGTTCGCGCGGCCGTTCCGTGGTTTCTATCCGCTCACCATCGCGGCCGACTACGCGACCCTCGACAACTTCGTGCCCTACGGCCGGCTCGAGAACGGCATCCCCGAGATTCCGATTCCCGACACGTCGAGCGGCCGCACGCCGCTGCCCTCCAATGTGCTGATGCGGTCGCCAGACCCGAACAACATCGATCGCGGCTACGTGCAGTCGTGGAACGTGACGGTCGAGCGCCGCCTGCCGCTCGACATCTCGCTGAGCACCGCGTACGTCGGCACGCGCACCGACCGCGGCTTCGCCTACCAGGACATCAACGCCGGTGAACCCGGACGCGGCGCGGCGGGCCGGCCGTACTTCGCGCAGTTCGGCCACCAGGCGTCGATCCAGTGGTTCGGCGGCATCACGCGCTCCAACTACCACTCGCTCCAGCTCGCGGTGAACCGTCCGTTCAAGAACGGGCTGCTCCTGAAGGGCGCGTACACGTTCGCCAAGGCCATGAACATGACCGATGACGATGGGTGGGCGGGCCTGTCGTGGAACACGGCCTATACGTTCGAGCGCAATTACGCGCGGGCGGGCTTCGACAGGCCGCACGTGTTCCAGATGGGCTTCGTGTACGAGCTGCCGTTCGGCCGCGAGCGCTCGGGCGTGCTGGCGTCGATCATCCGCAACTGGCAGGTCAACGGCATCTTCGCGCGGTACTCGGGCACGCCGTTCACCGTCACGACGTCGGCCACGTCGCTCAACGCGCCTGGCAACACGCAGACGGCCGACATCGTGGGGGAGATTCGCAAGGTGGGCGACATCGGCCCCGGCGTGAACTACTACGATCCGTCGGCGTGGGCGACGGTAACCGAAGCGCGCTACGGCACCACCGGCCGCAACAGCGTGCGCGGCCCGCGCGCGACGCGTCTCGACCTGTCGGTGTTCCGCGGCTTCCAGGTCGGCCGCCGGCGTCTGGAGGCCCGCGTCGAGGCGTTCAACCTCACGAACACACCGCAGTTCAACAACCCGGCTGCCAACGTCACGGGCGCCAACTTCATGCAGATCACGTCGGCGACAGGCGAACGCAACGTCCGCGTCGGCTTACGCTTCGCATTCTGA